One Gimesia aquarii DNA segment encodes these proteins:
- the murJ gene encoding murein biosynthesis integral membrane protein MurJ, translating to MMGRSLSLATLLVAVAILLGRLTGLFRVLGLASVLGVSHANDLAILVISVPDILNAMLIGGAMAAVLVPEMHRRSQNISEQNANQLIVQSFFVVAIVSSLFALTLAICSSWFTEILAFGFTSSQINEANKLIMIVLLAFPISAVTAVTAAALQGHHKPTIPAYGNLFFNVILLVAIFFWVSPENINVIAWAVVVAVSFRLLTQIIRCFMAGVFNGGFQSLTRFSTLKRSLLLKYFHALTAIGVVVAFPVVSRSFASAFEGGISLFEYALKLVEFPRGLLGAALTMVIFPRISHVFSEGNLAEATKLISHAAGLILLVTIPVTVAVYGCAEPVVSLLFQRGLFSALDVINTAKLLQIAIISMPALILSILTMNVFYARHETVLPFKISIISLSCLILLSLAVRDSMGVSGLMFAFVITSWFHFLALTISLQVKLNVSVIDGVKIKHCAALILLTLFGISFSAMMVKFVLEPVLLIAYSLILGLVCFGAVLLILKNHLPRFHRRLF from the coding sequence ATGATGGGGAGATCCCTTTCACTGGCAACACTGTTAGTTGCCGTTGCGATATTGCTGGGACGTTTAACTGGATTGTTCCGAGTGCTGGGGCTTGCTTCCGTGTTGGGAGTTTCACACGCAAATGATCTGGCGATACTCGTAATCTCCGTCCCTGATATTTTGAATGCGATGTTAATTGGTGGTGCCATGGCTGCAGTGCTAGTTCCTGAAATGCATCGGAGAAGTCAAAATATTTCAGAACAGAACGCTAATCAATTGATAGTTCAATCTTTCTTTGTTGTGGCAATAGTCTCCAGTTTATTTGCACTTACATTGGCTATTTGTTCGTCATGGTTTACTGAAATATTAGCTTTTGGATTTACATCTTCACAAATTAATGAAGCTAATAAGCTGATTATGATTGTTTTATTAGCTTTCCCCATTAGTGCCGTTACTGCGGTTACCGCGGCTGCTTTGCAAGGGCATCACAAACCAACGATTCCAGCATATGGCAACTTATTTTTTAACGTCATCCTACTAGTGGCAATTTTTTTCTGGGTATCACCTGAAAATATCAACGTAATTGCATGGGCTGTTGTGGTGGCTGTTTCATTTCGCTTACTAACTCAGATAATACGCTGCTTTATGGCTGGAGTATTTAATGGTGGATTTCAATCATTAACACGATTCTCCACTTTGAAGCGGAGCTTGTTGCTGAAATATTTCCATGCCCTGACTGCGATCGGGGTTGTCGTTGCTTTTCCAGTTGTGTCACGCTCTTTTGCCTCAGCATTTGAAGGTGGGATCAGCCTATTTGAATATGCATTAAAGCTGGTGGAATTCCCTCGTGGGTTGTTGGGGGCTGCATTAACAATGGTGATTTTCCCGCGAATAAGTCACGTTTTTTCTGAAGGAAACTTAGCCGAAGCTACAAAATTAATCAGCCACGCTGCGGGATTAATTCTCTTGGTAACAATTCCAGTTACTGTTGCCGTTTATGGTTGTGCAGAACCAGTTGTTTCTCTACTTTTTCAAAGAGGCTTATTTTCAGCATTAGATGTTATCAATACAGCAAAATTATTACAAATTGCCATTATTTCGATGCCGGCATTGATATTGTCGATTCTCACAATGAATGTGTTTTACGCAAGACATGAAACCGTGCTTCCATTCAAGATCAGTATTATTTCGTTGAGTTGTTTGATATTGCTGTCTCTGGCTGTAAGAGACTCAATGGGAGTCTCCGGACTCATGTTTGCATTTGTTATTACGAGCTGGTTTCACTTTTTAGCATTAACAATTTCATTGCAGGTAAAATTAAACGTCTCTGTTATTGATGGTGTCAAAATTAAGCACTGTGCTGCTTTAATCCTTTTAACATTATTTGGGATTTCCTTTTCAGCAATGATGGTCAAGTTTGTTTTAGAGCCAGTACTACTGATTGCTTATTCTTTAATTCTGGGACTGGTCTGTTTTGGAGCTGTCTTATTGATCCTGAAGAATCACTTGCCTCGTTTCCACAGGAGGCTATTTTAA
- a CDS encoding SDR family NAD(P)-dependent oxidoreductase — protein MTESLAGKQVLVTGADGFIGSHLVEQLVQSGARVRALVYYNSWNQIGWLNDVSHEVIQSAEIIQGDIRDAERINGAVRGCDYVFHLSSLIAIPYSYVAARSYVDTNVTGALNVLQASRNSDCLIRLVHVSTSEVYGTAQLVPIDENHPLVGQSPYSASKIGADKMAESFYLSFGLPVVTARPFNTYGPRQTARAVIPTIASQLQSGCAELRLGALTPTRDFNFATDTAAGMIALALCKQSEGEVVNIGSGEEWSIEETAKLLMEVTGREVPIICDEDRIRPEKSEVNRLLADNTKVRQLTGWKSQVSFKSGLAKTAEWVGRNIHFFNAERYTI, from the coding sequence ATGACTGAGTCATTAGCTGGTAAGCAAGTGCTGGTTACCGGAGCGGATGGTTTTATCGGGAGTCATCTAGTCGAGCAGCTTGTACAAAGCGGAGCCAGGGTTCGGGCACTTGTTTATTATAATTCATGGAATCAGATTGGCTGGTTGAATGATGTTTCCCATGAAGTTATACAATCTGCAGAAATCATCCAGGGGGATATTCGTGACGCTGAGCGAATCAATGGTGCAGTGAGAGGCTGTGACTATGTATTTCACTTATCCAGTTTAATCGCGATTCCTTATAGTTATGTGGCCGCACGTTCTTATGTAGACACAAATGTGACAGGAGCCTTGAATGTGTTACAGGCAAGCCGTAATTCAGATTGCTTGATAAGGTTAGTGCATGTTTCGACTTCGGAAGTTTATGGAACTGCACAACTTGTACCAATAGATGAAAATCACCCTTTAGTCGGTCAATCACCTTACTCAGCCAGTAAAATTGGAGCCGACAAGATGGCAGAGAGCTTTTATCTCTCGTTTGGATTGCCAGTTGTCACTGCGAGGCCATTTAATACATATGGACCAAGACAGACTGCCCGGGCAGTCATTCCCACCATTGCCAGCCAATTACAGTCTGGATGTGCAGAATTGAGATTAGGTGCACTAACACCGACGCGCGATTTTAACTTTGCGACAGATACCGCAGCAGGCATGATTGCATTGGCTTTATGCAAACAGTCTGAAGGGGAGGTAGTGAATATTGGTAGTGGCGAAGAATGGTCAATTGAAGAAACTGCTAAATTACTGATGGAAGTGACTGGAAGAGAAGTTCCCATAATCTGTGATGAGGATCGAATTCGGCCAGAAAAAAGTGAAGTCAATCGGCTTCTAGCTGATAACACCAAAGTCCGTCAATTAACCGGTTGGAAAAGTCAGGTCTCATTCAAAAGCGGATTAGCCAAGACTGCAGAGTGGGTCGGACGTAATATTCACTTCTTTAATGCAGAACGTTACACGATTTAA
- a CDS encoding nucleotidyltransferase family protein, protein MDSMEKCLINESVDMRQAIRAIELGQKGIAVVIDANRCLQGVVTDGDVRRALLAGLKLDESITTIMNRKPTKAESSMSQSSIIELLQQGELEALPLVDSKNCVVDVILLTDLTQRKDTEKADGFSCALIMAGGEGRRLLPLTENLPKPLVEVGGMPLIERQVRRVASAGVNKIFISVNYLAGMIESHLGDGSQYGVEIQYLREKQKLGTAGALSLIQDILDDPLLLMNGDVFTSINFRYLLDFHSAHQPFMTVAAIDYHVEIPYGVIKTEGPYAQYLEEKPSQRFLCNAGVYAISPEAVSRVPQNQSYNMTDLIELSISEKSGVAVFPVHEYWSDIGTHDELNKARTELKIVKETLGDLEEFDEGAVNIELNHRRAA, encoded by the coding sequence ATGGACTCAATGGAAAAGTGCCTGATTAATGAATCTGTGGATATGAGACAGGCAATTCGAGCAATCGAATTAGGCCAAAAAGGGATCGCCGTCGTCATTGATGCAAACAGATGTTTGCAGGGGGTGGTCACCGATGGTGATGTACGTCGTGCATTGCTTGCCGGATTAAAACTAGATGAGTCTATAACTACCATCATGAATCGTAAGCCCACGAAGGCAGAAAGTAGTATGTCTCAGTCTTCGATTATTGAATTGTTGCAGCAAGGAGAATTGGAAGCGCTGCCTTTGGTCGACTCTAAAAATTGTGTGGTCGATGTTATTCTGCTGACGGATTTGACTCAAAGAAAAGATACTGAAAAGGCGGATGGTTTTAGTTGTGCATTAATTATGGCAGGTGGTGAAGGTCGCAGGCTGTTACCACTTACAGAAAATCTCCCGAAACCTTTAGTAGAGGTAGGGGGTATGCCACTTATCGAACGACAAGTCCGTAGAGTGGCTAGTGCTGGAGTTAATAAAATATTTATATCGGTCAACTATCTTGCAGGAATGATTGAATCGCACTTAGGAGATGGAAGTCAGTACGGTGTTGAGATTCAATATTTGCGTGAGAAACAGAAACTGGGTACAGCTGGAGCCCTATCTTTAATTCAGGATATACTTGATGATCCGTTGCTGTTGATGAATGGAGATGTTTTTACGTCAATTAATTTCCGGTACTTGTTGGATTTCCATTCGGCTCATCAACCTTTTATGACCGTGGCTGCTATCGATTATCATGTTGAAATTCCCTATGGAGTAATCAAAACAGAAGGCCCCTATGCGCAATATCTTGAAGAGAAACCATCTCAGCGGTTTTTGTGCAATGCGGGAGTCTATGCCATTTCACCAGAGGCAGTGAGTCGAGTACCCCAAAATCAATCCTATAACATGACAGATTTAATTGAGTTGAGTATTTCTGAGAAGTCTGGAGTCGCAGTGTTTCCAGTACATGAGTATTGGTCAGATATTGGAACTCATGACGAATTGAATAAAGCACGCACAGAGTTGAAAATTGTTAAAGAAACTTTGGGTGATTTAGAAGAGTTTGATGAGGGAGCAGTGAATATTGAACTAAATCATCGAAGAGCTGCTTAA
- the neuC gene encoding UDP-N-acetylglucosamine 2-epimerase: protein MKKKTVCLVTGSRAEYGLLRPLIDEIISESALKLQILVTGSHLSPEFGLTAQEIESDGYTIDEKIEVLMSSDSPIGICKSMGLGLISFSEAFARLQPDLVIVLGDRYEIFSAVSAAHISRIPVAHLHGGEITEGAFDDALRHSITKMSYYHFTSTEVYRKRVIQLGENPDRVFNVGAIGLDNISRLKLLSKEEFEKSIGFKLSHRNLLCTFHPVTLEKNSSVQQVQNLLKVLGQLDETNIIFTKTNADTDGRVINQLIDEFTSIDTNRYKSFVSLGQLRYLSAMQFVDAVIGNSSSGIIEAPSFGIGTVNIGNRQKGRIKSDLVIDCEPTETGIAVALKTLYSPKIDRLRNVAKNPYGDGQTSSRIVKILRDSSVDATTQKKFYDLVVD from the coding sequence ATGAAAAAAAAGACCGTCTGTCTAGTAACTGGTTCAAGAGCGGAATATGGTTTATTAAGGCCGCTGATAGATGAGATTATTTCCGAATCAGCTTTGAAACTTCAGATACTGGTGACAGGTTCGCATTTATCACCCGAGTTCGGACTCACTGCTCAAGAGATCGAAAGTGATGGATATACGATTGACGAAAAAATTGAAGTGCTAATGAGCTCCGATTCTCCGATTGGTATCTGCAAATCGATGGGACTGGGGTTGATTAGTTTTTCGGAAGCATTTGCTCGTCTCCAACCTGACTTGGTTATTGTTTTAGGTGATCGATATGAAATATTCAGCGCTGTCTCTGCCGCACATATCAGCCGAATTCCTGTAGCCCATCTTCATGGTGGCGAGATTACAGAAGGGGCCTTCGATGATGCTTTACGTCATTCTATTACAAAGATGAGCTATTATCATTTTACTTCTACAGAGGTGTACCGAAAAAGGGTCATCCAGTTAGGAGAAAATCCTGATCGTGTCTTTAATGTTGGCGCAATTGGCTTAGACAATATTTCACGTTTGAAATTGTTGTCTAAAGAAGAGTTCGAGAAGAGTATCGGATTTAAGTTGAGCCATCGAAACTTATTATGCACATTTCATCCGGTTACACTGGAAAAAAATTCTTCAGTTCAGCAAGTTCAGAATCTTCTTAAAGTTTTAGGACAGTTGGATGAGACAAATATTATTTTTACTAAAACAAACGCAGATACAGATGGTCGGGTGATAAATCAATTAATTGATGAATTTACAAGCATAGACACCAATCGATATAAGTCATTTGTGAGTTTAGGGCAATTAAGGTATTTATCAGCGATGCAATTTGTAGATGCAGTGATTGGAAATTCTTCAAGCGGTATCATTGAGGCCCCCAGCTTTGGAATTGGTACAGTCAATATTGGTAATCGCCAGAAAGGTAGAATTAAGTCTGACTTAGTTATCGACTGTGAACCAACTGAAACCGGTATAGCTGTAGCCCTGAAAACATTGTATTCTCCCAAAATTGACAGACTGCGGAACGTAGCGAAGAACCCTTATGGTGATGGTCAAACGTCATCCAGAATCGTGAAAATACTCAGGGATTCTAGCGTGGATGCTACGACACAAAAGAAATTTTATGATCTTGTCGTTGATTAG
- the neuB gene encoding N-acetylneuraminate synthase, whose product MSVFVIAEAGVNHNGSVETAKKMIDAATEAGADAIKFQTFKTEKLVCKSAPQAEYQQRNSLANHEDSTQFSLLKKLEIDQKAHQELFDYCKLAGIVFISTPFDLESVDLLKSLGLKIIKVPSGEITNYPYLKKVGKTFDQVVLSTGMADLGEIEDALEILINSGVDRSNITVLHCNTEYPTPIQDVNLRAMLTIKNAFGVNVGYSDHTLGIEVSIAATALGATVIEKHFTLDKNMEGPDHSASLEPDELMMLVRGIRNTENSLGSPIKKPSVSESKNKPIVRKSIIAARAIKKGESFTELNLCVKRPGTGISPMNWDKVINQIAKRDFIEDEIIDL is encoded by the coding sequence ATGAGTGTCTTTGTAATCGCAGAAGCAGGAGTGAACCACAACGGGAGTGTGGAAACGGCGAAAAAAATGATCGATGCTGCTACAGAGGCAGGGGCAGATGCGATTAAGTTTCAAACTTTCAAAACCGAAAAGCTTGTTTGCAAATCTGCTCCACAAGCGGAATACCAGCAAAGAAATAGCTTAGCAAATCATGAAGATTCGACGCAATTTAGTTTATTAAAAAAACTGGAAATCGACCAGAAAGCTCATCAGGAGCTTTTTGATTACTGCAAGCTGGCAGGGATTGTATTTATCTCAACACCATTCGATTTAGAAAGTGTTGATTTACTCAAATCGCTCGGTTTAAAAATTATCAAGGTACCTTCAGGTGAAATTACAAATTATCCCTACTTGAAGAAAGTGGGTAAAACGTTTGATCAAGTGGTGCTTTCAACTGGGATGGCCGACTTGGGAGAGATTGAAGATGCGTTGGAAATTTTAATTAATAGTGGCGTTGATCGAAGTAATATCACTGTATTGCACTGTAATACAGAATATCCAACTCCCATACAGGATGTAAACTTAAGGGCTATGTTAACGATCAAAAATGCTTTTGGTGTGAATGTTGGCTATTCAGACCATACATTGGGAATTGAAGTTTCCATTGCTGCTACGGCGCTCGGTGCCACTGTGATTGAAAAGCACTTTACGCTCGACAAGAATATGGAAGGTCCTGACCATTCTGCCTCTTTGGAACCAGATGAATTAATGATGTTAGTCCGAGGGATTAGAAATACGGAAAATTCATTAGGCAGCCCGATCAAAAAACCATCTGTTTCTGAATCAAAAAATAAGCCCATTGTACGTAAAAGTATCATTGCAGCACGTGCTATCAAAAAAGGAGAGTCATTCACAGAACTTAATTTGTGTGTAAAACGCCCTGGCACAGGTATCAGCCCGATGAACTGGGACAAGGTGATAAACCAGATTGCTAAGCGAGATTTTATTGAAGACGAAATAATCGATCTATGA
- a CDS encoding acetyltransferase: protein MNKTSNAIILLGGGGHAKVLIDLITESGDFKIVGILDPELECGTQLKGIEVLGTDEVLPELRDQGVQNVAVAVGSIKCNLLRKTLFNRSRELNFQMPALIHPNSICSADISLSDGVQVMAGAIIQTDSILGEGTVVNTGAQVDHDCQIGSHVFLGPGVVLSGGVTIGNNTFVGAGAVLIQGVRVGDNAVIAAGAVVIQDVEDGALVKGVPAR from the coding sequence ATGAATAAAACATCGAATGCGATCATACTACTAGGTGGAGGTGGACATGCAAAAGTCCTGATCGATCTGATTACTGAAAGTGGTGATTTTAAAATCGTTGGAATTCTTGACCCGGAGTTGGAATGTGGAACACAACTGAAAGGGATAGAAGTTCTCGGAACAGATGAAGTATTACCTGAGTTACGCGATCAAGGCGTACAAAACGTTGCGGTTGCAGTCGGAAGCATTAAATGTAATTTATTGAGAAAAACACTATTTAACCGGAGCCGAGAATTAAATTTCCAGATGCCTGCGCTTATTCATCCTAACTCAATCTGTTCAGCCGATATTTCACTCTCTGATGGCGTGCAGGTTATGGCTGGTGCCATTATTCAAACAGATTCAATACTGGGAGAAGGAACAGTTGTTAACACAGGAGCACAAGTTGACCATGATTGTCAAATTGGGAGTCATGTTTTTCTCGGTCCAGGAGTTGTGCTCAGTGGAGGAGTCACTATAGGAAACAACACTTTTGTTGGAGCAGGGGCTGTTTTGATTCAGGGAGTGAGAGTAGGAGATAATGCAGTAATAGCAGCTGGAGCTGTTGTCATACAGGATGTTGAAGATGGTGCATTAGTCAAAGGAGTGCCAGCAAGATGA
- a CDS encoding LegC family aminotransferase: MMRESIPLSIPHISGNEWKYVKECLDTGWVSSVGSYVDQFEQRISEYVGVEFGIATVNGTAALHLSLLACGVQPGDEVIAPSFTFIAPINAIRYCGASPVFIGSDPETLGLDVNKVNDFLAHECVLRNGELYNKQSGRRIIAILPVHIFGHPVDMSPLNEVAGQYELPVIEDASESLGSEYYERKTGSLSTVGCFSFNGNKIITCGGGGMVTTNDKSLANRIRHLSTQANKKPFEYEHDEVGYNYRLTNMQAALGVAQLEQLDSFVEIKRKNAAHYREILANIPNVDLAWEASWAKSNYWLCTLIVTPADRIPLMEYLLTQNIQVRPAWKLIHTLSMYQDCQVYKMEETVAEFEKCISIPSSVQLTADDIRYVVDRIKVYFDQK; encoded by the coding sequence ATGATGCGCGAGTCGATTCCTTTATCGATACCGCATATTTCTGGAAATGAATGGAAATATGTGAAAGAGTGCCTCGATACGGGGTGGGTTTCTTCTGTTGGATCGTATGTAGATCAGTTTGAACAACGTATCAGTGAATATGTTGGTGTAGAATTCGGAATTGCAACGGTGAATGGAACCGCTGCGCTCCATCTTAGTTTGCTGGCTTGCGGTGTTCAGCCAGGCGATGAAGTCATCGCCCCGTCGTTTACATTTATTGCGCCTATTAACGCTATTCGCTACTGTGGTGCCTCTCCGGTATTTATTGGATCAGATCCAGAAACTTTAGGATTGGACGTTAACAAAGTAAATGATTTCTTAGCGCACGAGTGTGTTTTACGAAATGGAGAGCTGTATAACAAACAGAGCGGTAGAAGAATAATCGCTATTTTACCAGTACACATTTTTGGTCATCCAGTGGATATGTCACCTTTGAATGAAGTTGCTGGACAGTATGAACTTCCAGTTATCGAAGACGCTTCAGAGAGTTTGGGATCCGAATACTATGAAAGAAAAACAGGATCGTTGTCTACTGTGGGTTGTTTTTCGTTTAATGGAAACAAAATTATTACATGTGGCGGGGGTGGAATGGTCACTACGAATGACAAATCTCTTGCAAATCGAATTCGGCATTTGAGCACACAAGCAAACAAAAAACCTTTTGAATATGAGCATGATGAAGTTGGCTACAATTATCGCCTGACGAATATGCAAGCTGCCTTAGGGGTGGCGCAGTTAGAGCAACTTGATTCTTTTGTAGAAATTAAAAGAAAAAACGCAGCTCACTATCGTGAAATACTAGCAAACATACCAAACGTGGACTTGGCCTGGGAAGCATCATGGGCCAAAAGTAATTATTGGCTTTGCACTTTAATAGTTACTCCTGCAGACCGAATTCCGCTTATGGAATATCTACTTACACAAAATATTCAAGTGCGCCCCGCGTGGAAGCTAATACATACTTTGTCCATGTATCAAGATTGTCAGGTATATAAGATGGAAGAGACAGTGGCCGAATTTGAAAAATGTATTTCGATTCCCTCCAGCGTTCAACTTACCGCAGATGATATTCGATACGTGGTTGATCGTATTAAAGTATATTTTGATCAAAAATGA
- a CDS encoding acylneuraminate cytidylyltransferase family protein, which yields MAGVVGLITARGGSKGVPQKNIKLLAGKPLIAWTIEAALQSQELDRVIVSTDDREIASISRQFGAEVPFVRPLKLALDSSSHVDVVLHAIDWLVEHEQYNTEYVTLLQPTSPFRIAADIDGAVKFAREKNAKAVIGMMEAPSHPVCLRGMNEDGLLLELFPEKEESALRRQLLADVYAFNGALYVVRSDSFKENKTFRPSNETYGYKMPTERSWEIDTEWEFLVASFLMENQIQSDSIRNAA from the coding sequence ATGGCCGGTGTGGTTGGGTTGATCACAGCACGAGGTGGTTCGAAAGGGGTACCTCAAAAAAACATTAAATTATTGGCTGGGAAGCCGCTGATTGCCTGGACGATTGAGGCGGCATTACAGAGCCAGGAATTGGATCGCGTGATCGTTTCAACAGACGACAGAGAAATCGCGTCGATCTCTCGGCAGTTTGGTGCCGAAGTCCCTTTTGTTCGTCCCCTCAAATTGGCTTTAGACAGTTCAAGCCACGTTGATGTCGTATTGCATGCCATTGATTGGCTTGTAGAGCATGAGCAGTATAATACAGAATACGTGACATTACTTCAGCCAACTTCTCCCTTTCGTATCGCTGCTGACATTGATGGTGCAGTCAAATTTGCCAGAGAAAAAAACGCAAAAGCAGTTATTGGTATGATGGAGGCTCCTAGTCATCCTGTCTGTTTGCGAGGAATGAATGAAGATGGACTGTTGTTGGAACTTTTTCCTGAAAAGGAAGAGTCAGCACTCCGCAGACAATTATTGGCAGATGTCTATGCATTCAATGGGGCTCTGTATGTAGTCAGATCAGATTCATTTAAAGAAAATAAAACATTTCGTCCTAGTAATGAAACATACGGGTACAAGATGCCAACTGAAAGGTCTTGGGAAATCGATACCGAATGGGAATTTTTAGTTGCCAGCTTTTTGATGGAAAACCAAATTCAATCAGACTCCATTCGCAATGCAGCTTAG
- a CDS encoding O-antigen ligase family protein, with amino-acid sequence MHIFEGNLRQSGPQYLMNLNRSRFKEQAYQTGILLSIATGFAIPVSTSLTSILSFGVLVCWVISGQYLVSFEILKKYRVSTASAVFFSFLMVGLFYTPESFSIAARNLFKYRQFILIPVYLSFFLDPQTRHRGIQMFELAMIMTLLGSIYYTFSPLNGLDDPFGDRSIFKNRITQNILMSFLVYLAAWKFLEKPRQCWPYAILVLVATFNIIAMVPGRSGYLALAILICVLMYQKMGLKGLIPAAVCVGGVGLLAYSQSELFQGRINQAISEISEYRVSKTHHRGVNLRMEFYENSLHLAKSNPLFGSGIGSFNLKYHQMMQEKGQISTANPHNEYIMLLVQNGVIGVSLFLTFFWICWRATRSMIGLDRAFGQAVIAVYFVGCLVNSLMLDTTEGILFGYLIGITFAGGISSEEERNSVLPESSTETVEQAIVRNAA; translated from the coding sequence ATGCACATTTTTGAGGGTAATTTGAGGCAATCTGGTCCTCAATATTTGATGAATTTGAATCGGTCGCGATTTAAAGAGCAAGCTTACCAAACGGGAATTTTACTCTCAATCGCAACGGGATTTGCAATCCCTGTTTCAACATCATTGACATCGATTTTGAGCTTTGGAGTGCTTGTCTGTTGGGTTATATCAGGACAGTATTTAGTTTCATTTGAGATACTCAAAAAATATCGAGTTTCAACAGCATCAGCAGTATTCTTTAGTTTTCTGATGGTTGGCCTATTTTACACGCCGGAATCATTTTCGATTGCTGCCCGAAACTTATTTAAATATCGTCAGTTTATTTTAATTCCGGTCTACCTATCTTTTTTTCTTGATCCCCAAACACGGCATCGCGGCATTCAGATGTTTGAGCTAGCGATGATAATGACTCTGCTGGGGTCAATTTATTATACATTTTCTCCTCTCAATGGGTTAGATGACCCATTTGGTGATCGATCTATTTTTAAGAATCGGATCACACAGAATATTCTTATGTCGTTTTTAGTTTATCTGGCCGCTTGGAAGTTTTTAGAAAAGCCAAGGCAGTGTTGGCCTTATGCCATTTTAGTTCTTGTCGCAACCTTTAATATTATTGCGATGGTGCCTGGACGATCTGGCTATCTTGCCCTTGCTATTCTTATTTGTGTGTTGATGTACCAAAAAATGGGGTTAAAGGGACTCATTCCAGCAGCCGTTTGTGTTGGAGGAGTGGGGCTTCTTGCTTATAGTCAATCAGAACTATTTCAAGGTCGTATCAATCAAGCTATTAGTGAAATCAGTGAATATAGAGTTTCTAAAACACATCATAGAGGTGTTAATTTACGAATGGAGTTTTATGAAAACAGCTTACATTTAGCTAAGTCAAATCCACTGTTTGGCTCAGGAATTGGTAGTTTTAATTTAAAATATCATCAAATGATGCAGGAAAAAGGGCAAATTTCTACTGCGAATCCTCATAACGAATACATAATGCTGCTTGTTCAAAATGGAGTGATTGGTGTTAGTCTTTTTTTGACCTTCTTTTGGATTTGTTGGCGCGCAACGCGATCTATGATAGGTTTAGATCGAGCATTTGGACAAGCGGTCATAGCAGTGTATTTTGTAGGATGCTTGGTGAACTCTTTGATGTTAGATACAACTGAAGGTATCCTGTTTGGTTATTTGATTGGGATCACATTTGCCGGGGGAATATCTTCTGAGGAGGAGCGGAATTCTGTCCTCCCAGAATCATCTACTGAAACTGTGGAGCAGGCTATTGTGCGGAATGCCGCCTGA
- a CDS encoding sugar transferase produces MDDLNLSQESINTKKTEIGSPHLIKEDRTLSGLSKKNVYFLKRPLDFLLSALALLVLSPVFLVIALIIKKTSPGPVFYKQERLGVNEKPFVILKFRSMRSDSEETGPKFTKKNDLRITKIGKLIRKTSLDELPQLINIVRGEMSLIGPRPYVGFELADVSKVDRQIRASVRPGISGLSQVSGRSQLSQETTISYDLMYAENCSLKLDLSILFKTIQRVLSCKGTN; encoded by the coding sequence ATGGATGACTTAAACCTCTCGCAAGAATCAATCAATACAAAAAAAACAGAAATAGGAAGCCCACATTTAATCAAAGAAGACCGAACTCTCTCTGGATTATCTAAAAAAAATGTATACTTCCTGAAACGCCCACTTGATTTTTTGTTAAGTGCGTTAGCTCTTTTGGTATTGTCTCCTGTTTTTCTTGTGATTGCACTGATTATCAAGAAAACATCGCCCGGTCCTGTCTTTTATAAACAAGAACGACTTGGGGTGAATGAAAAGCCATTTGTGATTTTGAAATTCAGATCTATGAGATCTGATTCCGAAGAAACAGGACCAAAATTTACTAAGAAAAATGACTTAAGAATCACAAAAATTGGAAAGCTTATTCGAAAAACGAGCTTGGATGAGCTTCCACAATTAATCAATATCGTTCGGGGAGAGATGAGCTTAATAGGTCCACGCCCCTATGTCGGATTTGAATTAGCAGACGTCTCAAAAGTAGACCGACAGATACGGGCGAGTGTTAGACCGGGGATCTCAGGTCTTTCTCAAGTTTCGGGTAGAAGCCAGCTTTCTCAAGAAACCACTATTTCATATGACCTGATGTATGCAGAAAACTGTAGTCTTAAGCTAGATCTAAGCATTTTGTTTAAGACGATCCAAAGAGTGTTATCTTGTAAAGGCACTAATTAA